In the genome of Mercurialis annua linkage group LG8, ddMerAnnu1.2, whole genome shotgun sequence, the window CGTAGTtaaacggtttctgtgagtacatgtttttacatttcggtattcgtaaagtctcctattttaatatactGCGTAATATATGTGTTGCGGTGTTATATGATTACATGCCTTGTATGgatgtatgttttatgtatatactatatgtatatattattttgatatacaaatatacacacatagttttgaaaattattatgcaattgcttatgcttgaatgtgtgttacatcggttggcttcgctatcgatgtcagtttatgtgtgtgtgttacatcggttggcttcgctatcgatatcagtttatgtgtgtgtgttacatcggttggcttcgctatcgatgtcagtttatgtgtgtgtaagatcggttggctgtgctatcggtctcaggcgattaggaaagatcggttggctgtgctatcggtctcaggtgaatatggttgatcggttggctgtgctatcagtcccataatattgtgtgtgtgtgtgttagatcggttggctgtgctatcggtctcaggtgaatatggttgatcggttggctgtgctatcggtcccataatattgtgtgtgtgtgtgtgtgttagatcggttggctgtgctatcggtctcaggtgaatatggttgatcggttggctgtgctatcggtcccataatattgtgtgtgtgtgtgtgtgtgttagatcggttggctgtgctatcggtctcaggtgaatatggttgatcggttggctgtgctatcgatccCATAGTAATATGTGTGTATATTACATCTGTTAGTTTTGCCATCAATGATAGATGGATGGAATTGAGAAATGTGTTTTCGATTTAAAAGTCAAGGTGAATGGTTGACTTTTATTGATATGAAATGACTTGTCAAAATATGTTATGTGTGAGCTCAggcttcaattgttttaaagacgttttcaaaggatttcgaaaatacataaacttattttaaatataaaacggtttttaactttatgtaatatttatttgtaatggcatgaactcaccagtatatctgacccacgttgtggaatTATTTTTCAGGACCGTTACCTGTCTTTTTGGACGAGACTTCACTTTGTTTGCTTCTCGAATTCTCCTTGTTTGAATTGTGGTATTTTGTTCAGTAGCGCTACAATAGTAGTTATCCGTAGTAGATTAGTATAGTCTCATTGTATTCAAATGCTTTAAAGCGCAtttaaactctgatgttttgtcccatcagttatttaataaatgtttcatacatttctattttcaaagcgaaaaatttatagtgtttttcaggcttgctacgggtttcggagcaaccactcccattccctagcgccggtctcgactcgagatttcgggtcgtgacaatttgcCTCCTTAATGCAACCCAAAAGTCATTAATTGCTTATACATGTTGGAAACAAGGTTTAATTAAAGAGAAGATTGAAGTTTATctttaattaatgaaaaaatgATAGGTTTAGGATTAGGTTCTTTTCAAATTTGTTAAATATGACTtatcatattaaattaatttattatgaaaattaacttaaaataataGTGATGTTGAATTAACTTGAAAGATCTTGTCCTAAATTTAAACtagaatttttatattattcatttttaaaaaagataaaatggaTATTCTACCAACaactattagttttttttaccatatataatacgattttaaaattttatcagtttaattttttttaaacattgttAAATTTATTCGTGTACTTTAAATCTGGCATGGCGCAATGTTATATAttaccaaataaaataaaaatttggaaaCATGAACTTATAATATTATGTCATGTCAATTCTAAGTGAGTTATGGGTAAATTTggcaaaaatcaaaaaattgatagatCAAACTATCAAGATTCGAAGATCGTTGtacatttaaatatttgtataggCATATATACTAGCTGAGTATTAAAATGTTGGCATAGGAATTGGACCCAATTGGAttgagttatttttttaatagcaaATAGATAATATCAAAAAGCTTTAGGGCTAATTACTAagatattttgaaattaaattaactgCATATAATTGGATTTACTTCTAGGTTATTTAGCCAGCCAAATTCCAAGATAACTTTGAGCTAACTTGTGGAATGTTTGATTAATGTTTTCACATTTGATCCTATGCATGATTTGAAATGGATTGACCAATGACTTGATTAGCCTACTATAGTTGACAAATATATTCCCATATTCATAGCAGATTTGAGTGCTACCGTTAtagtacattttaaaaataatttcttgataaaaaaaattaatgggaCGCGTAAATAACTATAgaaaattttatcaaacaaaTAATCTGTGCTCCAAATCGAAAACAATCgatagtttatattttaaattgtcaaaatcgtatttaaattataaaattaatgataaaattaatgatttattttataactaacTCTAcaatcactttttatttttagtttttatttatatattcgCATCAGCAAAAATATTAGAGTACATCCATATCTATCtcatcattttttaatatttttatatatatctagAAACAACATAAAATTCTATCACATTCTTAGTTTATAAGAATGTGTATATGTCTCCAAATATGATACATCGAGAACAGAAGACATTATATATATCAAGCAACTTGCAATACGAAAATCTTATCCCCTGCCCTAGTCAAATTTCTATTATGAATTTCTTCTTAGTTTCTTTGGTAATATAACCTTGTGTATATAGGaaataataacttaataaaTAAGTGTTATGCTCCTTTAATATATATCGTACTGGTATAAACATATAATAATTCAACGTTCTTATCAATATTTtgtatcaaaaaattataaaaaaaattgacagtttGCATTATAAActatctaaattaaaaatttgtgttaaaattacaaaatatgcTAAAGTTTATTATGAATTATATTGTTCTTAtcctaattaaaaatcaataattCTTAGGTCTATAAATCATATACTTCTATGCTCaatttaaaggaaaaaaaaaagacatttcTACCTTAATTGGCTCTATGTTGACCATTATTGTGTCACAACTTTggaaatttttgataaaatctaAGTTATCTTTGAAACAAATTTTCAAGATTGATATCTTTGTAAGATAGGGTCATGATTGATTGATATTATAAATCTCCACCAAAACCAAACAAATTGCGAGTCGAACTATGTTTTTGATTAGGTCGTTCCAAATTACTTATTATTTTAGTTCTGAAAATTATTAGGTCAAAGTATAAAGCCTTGGATAGAGGAAAAAAGATGAAAGGCATATGTTGAAAGTGGATAACATTACATTATTTGATTTGACCAATTGGACAAATTTTGCACCCAAAACACGTCCATTTACAAGTTAAATGAGCAAACTTATCTTgttccaaaattaaaataaatgtagTATTGTTCCATGTTCTTATTTAGGCCTAGTTGtggaataaacctaattttttaGGTCCTTtgtttaaaccaaattttacaATATTATTGCGATTgctataaaaatatgaaattaggatgtattacaaaaattaaaagattaaatttaaattgtaagcACATTTAAAGGTTTGGGttcttttatataattagccctctaatttatatatgtatatagaaataaataaaatcataaaataattcaaaaaaattaataaaatctacaaacaattttaataaattttataaacaatttatatttttctaataaatgTCAATAAATTTATCACTATTTATATAGTTCTTcgaaacatattttaaaaaattcattttaaaactcatttttaaaaaagaattaattatattttggttcagttttgtTTCACATGCTTAAAGgtaatatatttttggtatgacttgattttgattaaaaaaattagaattttaaattaaataagataatatttagtcttaatttttttacaaaaccgGAACatattaaacttaattaattctttagtgtttgtaaatttgttttaaaaaaacaaacatgtttaactaaattttaaaaggtaaactatttataaaaataatatagtaactaaataattataaattaatttgaatttttagtgattttatggattcatttttaaaaaatacgtTTATGagtcaaattaaattttatttttaacaattaaaacctattaactttataaaataacagAATTAACTAACGAAGAAAGAATATAAAttagtttagtttaattaaacacTAAGAGGAAAATATGCGACTTCAGAGCAAGGTCGAGATTTGCTTTGGGCTCCAGAAGCTTGACCGCAATTGTTCTCGCTTCCTACCACAAAACTATAAAGCCCATAAGTTCCTTCATATTGTATTGCAAAATATACATATGATAATACTAAAAGTTATTCATTTTTAAGATCATTGTGGAAATTTAGAATCAGAACTTCTGAATCATGGAAGATTTTGGAGTTCCTGGGGTTCTCCAGGAAAAGCTTCCAATGGCGTAGAGAGATTCCGTTCTTCATCAGAAGAAATGCTGACAGATCCATGAAAGCTAATAGCGGAAGGATTGCTTTATCTGCGAAATGAGATAGTTTTAACAAGAAGCTAGTGAAGAGTGAAGACATTTTAATATCATCAAGTAAGTGAGAGTTAATAGTAATAGTTAGTGTCTGTTTAGTTTGTTTTTGTGCTGCAGATTTTTCTTCCTGCTTCTTGTATCAGCCTTGTGCTGAATCTATTTTACTGGGTCTATAACAGGTTCCGCTCCTTTTTGGTGTTTTTacccaaaataaataaaagatcatAGTGCAAATGTAACACCACAtcaacaataaaaccataaTTCATTTATACTAATAACATACATTCTCTAATTACCATAGAAAATTGATCCATTCTATACAATCAATTTAAAGCAAGCAAAATAGTTTATCTTCATTACacataatattttgaaaagtaagggataaataatttaatagatTTTCTTTTGTTCTTCTAACTGCAAAAGATTTACAGAAAGCGACTAACAAATATAGAATGCAATACAAGAAAAGCAGCAAAGTTGAATCCAACATGAACATATAACTTCAAAACAAAGGCATTCAAAAAAGTAACATCCTAAAAAGATGTATGTGAAACTTGCTAATTCAACACATAAAATTCTTCAACAACAAAACTGAATAATAAATAGTGTCGCAAACATTAGTGAAAATTCCATTTCTGGAAGACCTATATGATGTAATAACCTCTATAAAACTTAATCAAAGAGGCTGAAACCCATATCATCATCCGACTCCTCGGCTGGCTCTTCCTTCTTCTCCTCTTCCTTGGCAGCAGCAGCAGCTGGTGCACCGGCAGAAGCAGCCGCAACAGGGGCAGCAGCAACAGCAAACTTGCTAGGATCCTGCAAACACATTCATAGACTTCTTAAGTACAAAATCACAAGCATCTTACTTTCCTACTTAATAATAAGACAAGGAGGGGTGTTTTCTGTTCAattcaaaacaaaccaaatcaaaatttgaagaaataaataaatttcgaACTTATTTAGCTGGTTTTGTAGAATTTTTGTTTAGCTTGATCATTTCAGTTCAATTTGTACTGATTCTTGACTAAAAATGATCCCAAAACCAGAAGGAAcagaaaaaaccaaaaatactATAATAGTACACTGAACCAAACATAATTTATCAATTTGCCTCggttatttggttttgtttgtttttaaacaCCAGAATGTGCCAACATACCTCAAGGTACTCCTTGACTTTCTCTGCCTGTGGGTAGGTATAATCAGTTGCAACTGCAATAGCCAAAACATTCTTGTAGGCATTGATGAACATATGTGGTGCAGCAGCCAGGGTTGGGTATGAGAGGGCCAGGGCCAATGAAGTGACCATGGACACACCACCAGCAAACTTCTCAAGGAGATCATCTTCGGTGAGATTAAGAACCTCAGGGGTGAAGACAGAGCCATTGTCGTAAACAGACAGGACAACAAGACCATAAGAGAATGGCCTAATTCCAAGCTTTGCCAACAGTGCAGCCTCAGAGGAGCCAACCTTCTCACCCTTCTTGATCAGCTCAACAGGGGTGATAATTTCAACAGTACCCTTGTTAATCTTAGTTGGGATATTAAGCACCtataatgaataaaataaagGAAACTGTCAAACCTTGAGCAGAGCAAAAACAATTGATCCTCAATGCAAAAACAATAAAaccttcaaaattaaaataagaccTGGAAGAAAGAGGTCTGAGATGGATCAAGTCCTGTGTTGCCTGGAGGGACAACAACATCAATTGGGGCAACCAAACCAACACGAGCAGGAGCTCCAACCTGATAATtcacaattgaaaaaaatatgtcaagcaataataaatatatcgtATGGCATATTGGACGTCTCAAAAATCAAACAAGctcattgattttaaaatttatttgattcaaaGCTAGTGACAAATGCTGATAAAAACAAATTACGAATAATTcccaaaattagaaaataactACAAGTACTGGCTTTGTAAAAAATCTAGTATACTCTTCCACGAAATCAAAGATCATTTTAGCATTAATAAATTGTGCAGTTAAGCAAAGTGAATTTTGTATAATTACAAACTTTCAACAGAAATCTATATATTGATACAAACTATAAAAACCAACTCATTATTACAAAATTCACCTGAAAATAACTTATAATACCAACTAGATTCCCACTGAGTACAAACTAGGCTATGAAATTGATGATTGTTCCAGCATATGAACTATTATAGCGAAACAAAACATGATAATCACTATACCTTGTACTTGGCAACCTCTTCACTCACTTCCTTCAGATCACCCTTCGTAAAAATCAAACCCACATTGCCCTGAATTatatagaagaagaaaaaaagaaactcAAATCAACAACCACAAATCAAATTACCAAATACACACCATTTAAACTCATCAACATAACATATACAGATATACAAGTTCCCAAAGTTAACCTATGACAtattaacattaaaataaagaatcaaACTTTAATTGAAGAAGCCATAACAATGTAATAAACAACTAGCCTTTTGAATAAAATACATAATTCAATACATTACCTCAAAATGACAACAATTTAGCTACTTCTCTAAAGTAACAAAACTTTCATAATTCGGTCCAGGCATactatattgaattttttaatattaaaataaaaacattcaaTTTCAACAAATGATCCACAACGAAGTTCAATAGCTTTGGGTCCACTATCCCGATCAAAGTTACTAAATTCATTATGTTAAATTTTCGTTTCAATTTAAACTTCAACCAACTTACAATTTATCTAAGCTAACCAATTACTAAACAATGAAATTAATAGTTCAACAAAAATGAAGTACCAAAAAGTTTATTTTACCTGAAGAAGGGGGATAAGATTAAGAAAAGCATTATTCCCAGTCTTCTCAGCATGAACCCTAACAGACCGCTTCATCATAGTATTCTTACCCATAAGAACAACTGAGTCGCCTCTTAAACCGGACCGGATATTCTGAAGCTGGTTAGACCCAACATTGTCAGCTGCAGCAATCAAGATCTGGCTGTACTCGTCGAGCAAGTGACAAATCTTAGCATCGTATGCTATCTTCTTATCGGCCTTTGATGATTTTCCAGacatttttgattattttttggtGTTAGATACAAATTTTAAGTAAAAATGTTAGAAATACACTCTAATTTTACAACAAAATTTGAGGGCCAAGACAAGCGGCGGCTTCGTCAAGGCGGACAGCGCGATGGTGCCGTCTCTTTAACCTCCGATTGGTAAGGGAGTTGATGGGGGTTGAAGAGGAAAGTGATGAGCTTTAGGGGAAGtagaggtgaaatgttagggTTTCGGATTGCTTATATAGTGGGGGTGAAATGTTAGGGTTTTGTGGTGACCTACATCGGACGGCTTGATTTTGATCGTGGAGGTATTGGGTTTCTTGTTATTCAAGCCCATTTAGGTATAATATTATTTGGGCCCATTTAGGCTTAGCATTACTCAAGCCCATTTAGGCCCAATagcatattttatttaatttttttaagggaatttttttaataaaaatcaaaaataggaaaaaaattacaaaatacatactctctccgtcccaatagtatccactttgagaatttttttattcaaaactattgtccactttcaaaaagtagcaacttttatatttaattttcctatattacccctatttaaagtTTACTAATGAGTAAACTCTATATCTAATATGGgtaatgacaaaaaaaataagaaattttttataaagtccaatgattattttttttaaattgtgtgataaaagtaaagtggacaactctatatAGACGGAGCAAGTACTTtccaaaaaaatttacatttaatacctaaaaaatttataaatataaagaatatgttttcacttttcacgtactATTTCAGAGATGTATTGAtgatatatcaaaatattaaacaaattctggattaatttactaatatgttcattgaggagttatattacgagccacgtgcatagcacgtaatgcgaaactagtcagAATAAAAGTTATGCTTAACTACTATTGgctattaattatatttttattagtatttttatcTTTCTCATTAGAATTAGATTTGTACTTAACTtcgtaaatatattaattattgaaaccTAATagcgtaattttgcctgtccccccccccttcacacatataagatagttactaGCGTTTCgtcacgtgctacgcacgtgagcggcatttacatgacccgttatatatttaataataaataaaaaaaaaaaatttagctgttaacaaatttttatttgCATGGATAGCATgtaagtgataattatatgacccgttattttatttaaatatttattaaatgactaaatatagtattttagctataaatatatattatattttttaatatttaaattaaaattgtagtACATAAGTGATATTTTCATGCGCGCACGCgcacatacacacacacacacatatatatatatgataagtTATATTTAAGATATAATGAccaacttattttttattttatattaagttataaattttgCTTTATTCACATCTCGAAttgtttgatttaaaatttagattataTTTAATACTAAATAATATATACTGCAAAGCTATAATCAATAAGTTTCGcagtttattataaaatttgtaaattataatcACTAACAATTTAGAGGATAAAAAGCTAATCTTATAAGATAGGCAAATAGAATAAGAAATAATAGACCGACATCCATCCTAATTCAGCACTTCCAGAGATAATTTTTACCGTTTTTAGATTAGTTTCaataaataatcttttttttaaaattaaactatttatacttttaattactTAGGGTACTTctatttaaattagaattatatttaaactaaaacatctattaaaaccaaacacttattattatttaatatttaattatatattatttaaatataaatttcctAAAACTGAAACCTTTATCAGATTAGATATTTACTAaatcaattattaaattaaattttttattttataataaaatttggatGTGGTATGCCAATTTATGGACTCTATCAATTGCTAAAACATTGTCCGTGGCTTTGAATATGTATCTAATTAAAGTTGGACTTTGAGTAAAAGTAAAACtatgtaattaatttatagtattaaacATTTTCGGCAATTAATGTGATTTGCTCTTAACTCTTATAGATTTATACTCTTAGTTAATGTTTATTTCTAcggaaaagaaaaaacaatccTTAGTACGGTTAATCTCTAATTTTATACTGAATTGTTTTTATTAGAACTAAATTACTTGTAACATTAATAAACTATACCCTTAATGAAtcctattatcgtaattttgtctgtcccccccccccccttcccacatataagatagttatagatagactagcgtttcgccacgtgctacacACGTGAGCGGCATTTAcgtgacccgttatatatattaaatataatattttaacttttaataaatattattccctccgtcccaaaacaatagtccactttccccttttcacatagtttaagaaatacaattaatgctttaactttttacaaatttatcttcatttttcctATCAATACCCTTATTAAATGTTACGACTATAGGCaaatagcaataaatgataCACTTTAAATAAGGGCAATATGGAAAATAAACACTATGAATTGTGATTTACAAGGAAAaatggactattgttttgggacaaaaaaaataaggaaagtggactattgttttgggacggagggagtattattttttatttaaattaaaattatgacaCTTGAACGATATTTATAGGACCCGTTCGTGGGCGATATTTATATAACTTCTTATTTATTTCAAACAAAGTtatggtttttattttttgttttcgtagagattattttgattttaatctcctagtaatttgatatttttaatataagttAAAGTTAAACTCTTCATGCTCAATATgtatatgtaatttttattattttatttgaattaaaatcttatattttattatttgtaacATTAATCACACGCCACTAAAACACTAAAATTTCTATATGgattgattataaaataatttcaaaaaattggAGATTTTTGTTGCTGTATATTTATGTAGAATAGTGTTTCACATTAAGCCAAATActaaattttctttttgaacGTAAACCAATTGTTTTAACACCATTACTTTACTTTTACTGCTTTTATTTCTCACATTAGATTTAGACTTTTAGTAAGCTTATactaactaatttatttatattatttaaattaatttttttattttcctttttttagttATAATATTTACCCTTAATGAAGCCTATTAGCGTAATtttaccccccccccccccttcccacatgtaagatagttatagatagattatagatagatagataataaaatagaaatttaaataataatatgttgaccaaatacagtattttaattttatagttaaatcaaattaaaagacaggtattcctactaatttggagagaatttagttattttttacatactaaaaactaaattgtagataatttagctacctattctaattaggactttaattacaatagtgattaattaaataactaattagttaatgactataaaacctttatttagtaatgaaCTGAAAAGggttattcagtaaatttgcctgtcccccctccccatccgtgcttttatatatagtactagcgtttcaccacgtgctacgcacgtgagcgacatttacatgacccgttgtatatatcatatattaataaaattagtgaatgttataattttatttttaataaattattaaacattactttttatttaatttaaaattatagcaCGTTAACTATGACCCGTAAATGATATTtgtatgacccgttatatatatatatatatatatatatatatatattattaattaaataaatgtaaTACCTTATTTtagtagtttttttataaataatttttacattttacatttttattttcacatgtgaaattatttttttattgaattcatttattattataatggtATAATAGCAtttaatacaaaacaaaaagaCAATAGCAAATATTTTCCACAATGACTTCTTCCCTAGGCAAAGCATAATGTAACCTTAATTACTATTCATCCCGAAGCAGCTTAACTAATTAAGAAATCCACAAATAAGGAGGACAAGTCAGTTTgacatcaaaataattttgaatcgaaataaaaataaagcggtactgaaaatatttatttgagttattttattaGGACTCTATCTAATAGTAAATCAAGAATGCtagtattttaatattagtatGACTTTCAATTCAAGTAGCCAACTTCATTAGCAAAAAAATAGGACTTACAAGTTAATAACTTCTCATCATGCGAACCGATAATTATGGTATTTCAATATGatcaaaactttatatttatattatattatttaaattaaatttttattttctttatcttttcaattacgaattatacccttaatgaagccTATTagcgtaattttgcctgtcccccccccttCGCTCTTATAGTATAgttactagcgtttcgccacgtgctacgcacgtgagcggcaTTTACTTGACCCGTTGTATATATTAAATGttaataaaattagtaaatattataatttagtttttaataaattattacaaattattttttatttaatttaaaatggtaGCACGTGAGTTATAATTTTATGACCCGTCAATATATTCAATacgatatattttaattttagatatggtatatatgttaatttttagTTACGCACTATGAAAGTGAATGATATTTATATAACccgttatatataatatatcaattaaactataaatataatattaatttttaataagttattataaattattttattagttgagtttttaaaaattcactatataagtatttattattgtgatttattatatttttgattttaattccATACTTTTTGGTGtggattaaataaataaaattataattattaaaaaagcatctttagcttaggtttaaaataaaattattattattagtaacACACATTAACGTATTCAATATAGTTTATAATCATTAATTCTCTTCTTTAAACATCATATACCATatgcaatatttttttattatgcttACTCAAACAAAAGGATTAcacaaaaacaaatttttatacGTGGTTATATATTCAGGAATGTTTAGTGTAGGACTCCACTCGTTTTTTCTTTTCGAAAGAGTcctatttaatttcttttctaaAAAAAGAGTCCTTTTAAATTAGAGTCCTATCAACTTTATATTACATTCAGTTagttctaatttttttcttatctacgaatttttgtatttttttatttagaatccTATTAAATGTTAaactattatttaatataaacttctatatttatattattctattaaaattatacccttaatgaaatctaatatcgtaattttgcgtgtcccccccccccccttcccacatataagatagctACTAGCGTTTCgtcacgtgctacgcacgtgagcggcaTTTGCATGACCGTCGTATgcattatatattaatttaatcattcaataaatattttattgttagattacattttttaaataattaccaACCTAAAGATACTAATATctgaaaagaaaattgaaaaactaagataaaaaaaat includes:
- the LOC126660606 gene encoding 60S acidic ribosomal protein P0 — encoded protein: MSGKSSKADKKIAYDAKICHLLDEYSQILIAAADNVGSNQLQNIRSGLRGDSVVLMGKNTMMKRSVRVHAEKTGNNAFLNLIPLLQGNVGLIFTKGDLKEVSEEVAKYKVGAPARVGLVAPIDVVVPPGNTGLDPSQTSFFQVLNIPTKINKGTVEIITPVELIKKGEKVGSSEAALLAKLGIRPFSYGLVVLSVYDNGSVFTPEVLNLTEDDLLEKFAGGVSMVTSLALALSYPTLAAAPHMFINAYKNVLAIAVATDYTYPQAEKVKEYLEDPSKFAVAAAPVAAASAGAPAAAAAKEEEKKEEPAEESDDDMGFSLFD